In a single window of the Acipenser ruthenus chromosome 8, fAciRut3.2 maternal haplotype, whole genome shotgun sequence genome:
- the LOC117406151 gene encoding dnaJ homolog subfamily B member 13-like — protein sequence MGRDYYGVLEITRNANDADIKKSYRKLALKYHPSTNLEPGALEKFTQLAEAYDVLSDPRKKATYDKFGEEGLKGGIPPEFGGSGAWTSAYTFHGNADKVFRDFFGGDNPFSDFYNTDGGEVNSGFGGLRGRGMKRSDPPIERDLYLSLEDLFYGCTKKIKISRRVMNEDGHTSSIRDKILTIDVKPGWKQGTKITFQKEGDQGPNNIPADIVFVVKEKQHPRFLRHQNDLIYTSNVDLGKALIGFSVEVETLDGRLLNIPINYIVHPRYNKVVPGEGMPLSMDPTQKGDLIIQFEIHFPEKLSPERKQLIQQALLA from the exons atgggtCGGGATTATTACGGTGTTTTGGAAATAACAAGGAACGCAAACGACGCAGATATAAAAAAGAG ctatCGCAAACTTGCCTTGAAGTACCATCCGAGCACAAACTTGGAACCGGGTGCTCTTGAAAAGTTCACCCAACTTGCCGAGGCCTATGATGTATTAAGTGACC CTAGGAAGAAAGCTACTTATGATAAGTTTGGAGAAGAAGGGCTGAAGGGAGGCATTCCTCCAGAGTTTGGAGGCAGTGGTGCCTGGACTAGCGCTTACACTTTCCACGGGAATGCAGACAAGGTCTTCAGAGACTTTTTTGGAGGGGACAACCCATTTTCAG ATTTCTACAATACAGACGGTGGAGAGGTTAACAGTGGGTTTGGGGGCCTGCGAGGCCGGGGGATGAAGAGAAGCGATCCTCCAATTGAACGGGACCTCTACCTGTCCCTGGAAGACTTGTTTTATGGATGCACAAAAAAGATCAAAATCTCAAGACGG GTTATGAATGAAGATGGTCACACGTCAAGCATTAGAGACAAGATTCTAACTATAGATGTGAAACCAGGTTGGAAACAAGGAACCAAAATCACATTCCAAAAAGAAGGAGAtcag GGACCAAACAACATTCCAGCCGACATTGTGTTTGTTGTGAAAGAGAAACAGCATCCCCGTTTCCTAAGACATCAGAATGATCTTATCTACACATCCAACGTCGACCTGGGAAAA GCTTTGATTGGATTTTCTGTGGAGGTTGAGACACTGGATGGCAGGCTCCTCAACATCCCCATCAATTACATTGTCCA TCCCAGGTACAATAAAGTGGTCCCTGGTGAAGGAATGCCTTTATCCATGGACCCAACTCAGAAAGGAGATCTCATTATTCAATTTGAAATTCACTTCCCAGAAAAACTCTCTCCGGAAAGGAAGCAGCTGATACAACAAGCACTCCTGGCTTAA